The window CCTCAGACTCCCTGACGAGGAACAGTCTGTGGTCTTTCCTGCCTCTCATTGCCCGAAATGCGGGACCGATCTCCACTGGTATGAAAATATTCCTATCTTCAGCTACCTTGCCCTGCGGGGAAAATGCCGCTCCTGCAAGGAACCCATCTCTCTTCAATACCCTGTGGTGGAACTCTGCATGGCCCTGCTCTCCCTGGCCCTGTATAACCTCATCGGATTTTCTTTTCTGCTTCCCTTTTACTTTCTCTTTCTTGCTGCCCTGCTGGCTATCATCTTCATTGATATTCATTTGCAAATTATTCCCGATAAAATCAGCCTGCCCGGAATCCTGATTGGCTTTGCCAGCTCCTTTTTCAATCCCCTGGTCAGTTGGCAGGAGTCAGGATTGGGCATTCTCCTTGGCGGAGGCATTCTCTATGCGGTTGCTGCTGGATACGCCCTTCTTACTGGCCGTGATGGCATGGGCGGCGGAGACATTAAACTTCTGGCCATGATCGGAGCCTTTCTCGGCTATCAATGCCTCCTCTACGTTATCTTTTTCAGCTCACTGACCGGCTCTATTATCGGCATTGCCGCCATGATCCGCCAAAAAAAGGGAGGACAGGCCCGTATCCCCTTTGGCCCCTTTCTCTCTCTGGGGGCCATATCCTGGCTTTTCTTCCAAGCAGACATCCTCTCCCTCTGGGCCTGGTATATCTCCGTGTCTGGATAATTACCGACAAGACCTGGAAATCTGGCTAATCTGGCTAATTTGGATAGGCATACACCAATACACACGACAAGACTCCATAGAAGCGCCTGCACAAACTTTCTTTCCTCTGCTA is drawn from Candidatus Electrothrix aestuarii and contains these coding sequences:
- a CDS encoding prepilin peptidase, with protein sequence MESLFLLYSFIFGALIGSFLNVVILRLPDEEQSVVFPASHCPKCGTDLHWYENIPIFSYLALRGKCRSCKEPISLQYPVVELCMALLSLALYNLIGFSFLLPFYFLFLAALLAIIFIDIHLQIIPDKISLPGILIGFASSFFNPLVSWQESGLGILLGGGILYAVAAGYALLTGRDGMGGGDIKLLAMIGAFLGYQCLLYVIFFSSLTGSIIGIAAMIRQKKGGQARIPFGPFLSLGAISWLFFQADILSLWAWYISVSG